From Nitrospirota bacterium, a single genomic window includes:
- a CDS encoding type II toxin-antitoxin system RelE/ParE family toxin, with amino-acid sequence MTTKIYHRERSRKLPNDIQQIALRKLRMINNAKNINDLRVSPANRLEKLSGDRAGQYSIRINDQWRICFVWKGEDAYNAEITDYH; translated from the coding sequence CTGACCACAAAGATATATCATCGAGAAAGGTCAAGGAAACTACCCAATGATATTCAACAAATTGCATTGAGGAAATTAAGGATGATAAACAATGCTAAGAATATCAATGACCTGAGAGTATCACCTGCTAATAGACTTGAAAAGTTGAGTGGAGATAGAGCAGGCCAATATAGTATTCGGATCAACGATCAATGGCGTATTTGTTTTGTATGGAAAGGTGAAGATGCGTATAATGCAGAAATAACCGATTATCATTAA
- a CDS encoding HigA family addiction module antitoxin, which translates to MVKKKLYPVHPGEVLLEEFLKPMGLSQSKIAHDIGVPPRRINEIVLKKRRITADTALRLARYFGISPEFWLGLQVQYDLDVTADELGKRLEQEVKEYSKV; encoded by the coding sequence ATGGTAAAGAAGAAATTATATCCTGTTCATCCTGGAGAGGTGCTTCTGGAGGAATTTCTTAAGCCCATGGGATTAAGCCAGAGCAAAATAGCCCATGATATAGGTGTGCCACCTCGCAGGATTAATGAGATTGTACTTAAAAAAAGAAGAATAACGGCTGACACAGCGCTAAGATTAGCCAGATATTTTGGTATATCACCAGAGTTTTGGCTTGGACTACAGGTTCAATATGATCTGGATGTAACTGCTGATGAACTTGGAAAGCGGTTAGAGCAGGAAGTAAAAGAGTATTCAAAGGTATAA